The following nucleotide sequence is from Podospora bellae-mahoneyi strain CBS 112042 chromosome 1 map unlocalized CBS112042p_1, whole genome shotgun sequence.
CAAATGTGAAGAAATAGGTCGAAAATCGCTGACAAAATGATGCAGCAGAGGGGAAAGTCAAACAAATCCGACGAGCAGGGAAACATTCGTCTGTAACCTGAAGGAGTGTCGAGCCCTATCGGTGTTGGTCAAGTTCAGGTCCAAGTTGAGTGGTCCAAAACGTGCTGTCCAAGGCAAGACTGATGTCAATCCATGACTTTCCATCCGAAGTCCCACTGGTGTGTTGGTAACGTTGATATTCCAAGGCTGACGGTTGCTGATATGACCCGTGTAGAAAAGAGAAGGATCCGGATGAGAAAGAAGTCCAATGGCTCAACCTTACCACGATGTTGTTCATTGATGTCTTTGACAGTGAGGGTAGCCTCAGCTTCAGATCCAGAACGATGATGTTGTGTGAGCTCCGTGCTCTCAGAACCCGGATGGGCCTGGCAATCCAGTGTCAGAACACCTCATGGTCAAAAGAGCGTCCGAGGGAGAAAAATGGTTGTGTTGTCAGGTATCCATATGTGGGGTCGAAGAGGTCCTCAATCCATGGCTTGTGTAAGATCCAACGGGAGAAGAGAGTCGCCAAGAGAGAAAGTGAAATCCAGCAGGGTCCAGAAAGATGTGAAGGCTCCATAGTTCTTCAGCGGTGTCCAGAATCATCAAACATCTGCGCTGTGTTAGTTGACTCAAACGCAAAAGCTCAGTTCGCTCGCCCGAGGCGGAGACGGTGGGTGGAAAATGGTGTAGCTCATTGTGCTCCGAGGGAATTCATCAGATATATACACTCTTTCAAGCGTTCACTCACCTCGCTGTCCGGCCGTAGCCGTTGTctctggttgttgatgtcagAGGCGGATGCGCGGTTGAGAAACCGGGATGTCAGCAAGGCGACTCACTCCTGGGCGTGCAAAAAGAGTTCACAGCCAGAGGCAAAATGCAACAAAGGAAGAAGCAGTCCTGACAGCCGATCCGGACAGCGAGGGAGGAAGTATCTACAACCGTTGTAAAGATGTcctcaagctcatcatcgtTCTTTTTCCCTAGGCAGCAAATTTGTCTCTCCTATATGGTATCAAAATCGTCTCGTCTCTTGCCCCTCTCtgtcgaaaaagaaaaaaagtaaataaaatgatgaaaagaccaaaaaaaaacatcacACGGCGGGGCTGCCACCCGCCGCTGTTTGTTGTCCGGAAGTTGCCAAGGGTCCAAAGGTTGCCGGCTGGCAGAAGATGATCCAGTTGGGGCGAAGATGCTTTTGACATGTCGAAAAGATCCAGAATAGTGGCCAGCGGAACAAGTAGTCGAAAGACCCGCATCGAGGGCATGTCGTCCTATCATGATCCAAAAAAGGGTTGACAGAGATGCAACTTGCAGCTCCGGAGGTTTGTGGAAACCTCTGATCCAGGGTCTATCCGTGGGGGCCTTGTGTCAAAAAGGCAGGTTGCAAAGGCAGCCGAGTCCAGAAGCGTAAAGAAAGTAAGAAAACAAACAGTGAGCTAGTCCCAGCCCAAGATATTAGCAGGCATTAACATAATAGCGGTTCAATCAGACGCTCCGGACTCGACATGCCGAGGACGTTTCGGGGCGGACAGTTTTGTGTGGCGACTAACGCGGGCATTTGCGTGGGGAGCGAAACCTGCGGTTCGACCCGTGATTAGCGACGGTGATGCCTGTTCCGGTCTCCGTGCCTGTCATCGCGTTCGGTCTCGGAACGGCGAGCTCTGTGCTCTCGATGATCACGCTCTCGGTCTCTCGGTTCTGAATCGCGGTCGCGTCTGCCACTGGACGGTCCGGCACTCGTGGGTGTCGAGCTGGTTGGAggaatggtggtgttgggaagTACCGGGCTGTTGTGATCCTCATATGGCGGCTGGTCCGGGGCGGCCGGGTAGCCTTGCCGTTGCGCTGTACCTGCAGGGGAACCTAAATCATCAGACGAAGCCTCGGGTGGGTTTGTGATTGTTGTTGTACTATACGCACCGCGGCCATAAAGAGGGTCGGCTGGGAAGGCCTGGCTGGCCGGAATCCCAGCAGGAGGCGGGTAGCCATATGGGTCTGCTTCCGAGCCAAACGGAGGACCTGATGTTGGCGTGCTGAAAGCCCTCGAAGGGGGGGCGGATGAAGGGGCCAATGGCATAGCCGGCATCCTCGGTGCATTGGCATATCCAGGGGCAGTCTGGTAGTTGGATCCGTGGATGAAGGCAGCATCCTGGGCGAATTGTCCTTGGatcggcggaggaggaaccaTCCCGGCGTATCTGTCACCTCCCTGAGGTCCGGGGGAATACTGAGTTGGCGGAACATTGGGCGGATATCCTCCGTAGGGCTGAGTTTGATACTGGGGAGCGGCAGCGGGATGAACCTGTGGTGGGTAAGCACCCTGGGGGTATCcggcaggagggggaggtccGGGGTACGGCTGGCCACCGTAGCCCGGGTTcttgggcggcggaggagccGGCTGGTAGTCAATATCCATGGCAGTGGCGCCGTACGAGGCTTCGTACTCCTGTTCCCGTTGGCGGTTCTTCCACGCGCTGTAGTCAGATTGCCCGCGGGTCTGCTCGCGAGCGCCTATGGGCGAGTTAGAACTCCTCACATAAACGCCGTTCGAATGGCTGGAGTGTGTTGTACCTccagcgccgccgcccgaAGACCTGGACGCTGCGCGCCGTTCCTGCTCCCACCGAGCGGAGTCGGCCTTGAGATCGTGAATCATGGCCTGCCAAGAAGAGAGAAATTTAGCCCCGTGCTCGTCATCCACGACTGCCGTCGTCGAGCATCGAACAAGGGCCACTCACCGACGTCAAATTTCGGTATGCCGTGATGAAATAACCTTGGGTGACACGTCCATCTGGGGACTaaaaacacaaacaaaacaagccTTGGTGAGCAAAACTGCACATCCCAGCCTTCCCGAGGAGGCATtgcgggggaggaagaagcaggGCATACCTCGTAGGTGCCAGGGCGCACCAACGCATCGTTTCCCAGGTATCTGCAGATGTCTGATGTGATAACCTCGCGATCGATGCCATCACGGGGCACAAAGTATTCGTTTTGACGCTGGGCTGCTGGCGGGACTGGTGGCTGGCCGCCGCCGGGTCCTCTGTTGCTTGGTCTCCCCGCCATTGTGGAAAGTTTGGTGCGTGCGCGCGTCTAATGGTTGCTGCGAAGCAGAGTTGAATCCCCCGCCCCAAGAGAACCTAATTCAAGCTGACGACGATTGAATGATCGAGAAACCAGGTGTGTCGGAGTGGTGCTGGAGCGGAACTGCGGCAATGGGGATTCCGGGCGTCGCGGCAAGGcagcagaaaaagaagccagAATAGGAGAATGAGAGAACGAGAGAGGGCCAGAGGGTGGGAAAAGGCGGGCGGTCGTGGAAGAAATGGACAGTGGACAGGAAGGGTGGCAGTGGATGGAAGGCACCCGGcgcttggggttgggttgtcAGAGTGGGTCTCGCAGCGGCGACGGTGACTGGCAGCCTGCAACGGCAGTGGGTTTTCTCCAGCCAAGTACCCCAATGCGCCCCCGTCTCTTTGCCTCCGTTGGGCTGTTAGCTGGCTGCCAGACAAGGCTCAAACGGCAGCACCCAGTTGGCTGGAAAGACACCGGTCTGAACGGACACGCAGCGAGAATGGAGTCCTCCAGCCAGCGAGATCCAGACGGTGTCAGGGGACCGAGAGGCACGAGAGGGGGACAAGCAGGGGAAGCCGGGGAATCCAGGCGtgctggttgctggtgcGGTGGCAAGCAGGCGCACGCAGCCAAAAAGAGAGGCCAAGAACACCTGCAGCGCGCTGTTCCATGCCATCCAATCGCAAGGCCCTCTCTCCGTCAGGAAGGAAGGGTTTGCACCGTCTATTGGGGAATCCCGTCGCCGTTCGAATGACGGGCGCCTGAGGTTGGATTGCTTTGCTGCCGCAGCTGAAAAAACCGGTACTGTCGGGATAAAACGGTGATGGAGACTGACGTGACGGCATCGTGTTTGACTTGTCACCCCCTCAGCGTCCGTTCTGCCCAACATACATAACACATCACGCAGAATACgtcgaaaataaaaaaggtaCCATGTTACCTTGTCGTCGCCCTGTCCCAGCAaagacaaccccccccccccggccCGAGGCCCAGCACAGCGCAGCAAATAACAGCCTGTCAGGTGAGCCGGTCGAGGCCAATCGCAGAGTGCGTGCTTTTGGGAGTGACGATGTGCGGTCTCTGGTGGTCTCGCGGAGGCGTGGGAGTGTGTGGTTGGCTCCCGTCACCGGCACCTAGTGGGTTGCTGCGTTCGCAGATTTGCGGCCTGCAGCATGGCAGGAGACCAGGGCAGTTGTGCCATTGCATTTCCCATCCTCAGCACCCAGCAAGAGTGCGGCGGGTTGCGGTAACGGAGAGGGGTTTCTCCCTCAGAATCG
It contains:
- a CDS encoding uncharacterized protein (EggNog:ENOG503P7UZ; COG:S) yields the protein MAGRPSNRGPGGGQPPVPPAAQRQNEYFVPRDGIDREVITSDICRYLGNDALVRPGTYESPDGRVTQGYFITAYRNLTSAMIHDLKADSARWEQERRAASRSSGGGAGGAREQTRGQSDYSAWKNRQREQEYEASYGATAMDIDYQPAPPPPKNPGYGGQPYPGPPPPAGYPQGAYPPQVHPAAAPQYQTQPYGGYPPNVPPTQYSPGPQGGDRYAGMVPPPPIQGQFAQDAAFIHGSNYQTAPGYANAPRMPAMPLAPSSAPPSRAFSTPTSGPPFGSEADPYGYPPPAGIPASQAFPADPLYGRGSPAGTAQRQGYPAAPDQPPYEDHNSPVLPNTTIPPTSSTPTSAGPSSGRRDRDSEPRDRERDHREHRARRSETERDDRHGDRNRHHRR